In the genome of uncultured Fibrobacter sp., the window AAGCGATAGCAGTGAAATTTCCTCGGAGAGTACGGACCCTTCAAGTAGTTCAAAAAAACAGGAAGATTCTTCTGACTCTGAATCGGAGGAATCGTCTTCTAGTGACGAAGACGACGATTCAAGTTCGTCTTCTTCGAGTAAGGATGTCTCGTCTTCCAGTAAAAATGTCTATTCTTCATCTAGTTATACTCCTGAAAATATAGAGGATTTCGATTTAGTCACTTGCAAGACAGAAGGCCTTATTTCGTATTACCTAAAGAATAAAGGCGAAGTCGTTGAACGAGTGTGTCATGATGGTTTATGGGTTGAGGTTGAATCAAGTTCTTCTGTTGCTCCTACTTCTTCAAATGGCGGAACCCCGTCGACATGTACTGTGGAACATTATGATATGGATGAACAATTTAATCCAGATGTGAAGTACAAGGAATTTACTGATTCTCGTGACGGGAAAAAATACAAGACTGTACAAATTGAAAAATCGGTTTCTTTTGAAATATTTGCAGAAAATTTGAATTATGGAGTGCAAGTCCAGGGGCTTAATTCTGAATTTGATGATGATAAAACTGAAAAATACTGCCTTGAAGATGACTCATGGTATTGCGACAATGGTTTTGGTGGGTTGTATACCTGGAGCGAGGCTATGGGCTTGCCCAAAGCCTGTGATACGGTTTCGGTGGGCTCCACAACGGAATGCCCGAATCCGTTGGCAGAAGGTATGAATTCTAATGCAGATTGGGCCGTTGTTCAGGTGCAAGGAATATGCCCCAATGGTTGGCACATTATGAATGAACTAGAATGGACAACATTAGCCGGAGGAACATATGTGGGTGACTTGATATCCAGAATGTTCGGCAATGGGGATGATTATGGTTTCTCTGCTTTGCTTGGTGGCGTTCTCAATTCGACCGGTAAAATTGAATATGAGCTGGCTCCCAAGTATGGATTTATGTGGCTTCCGCAAGAGTCTGGTTCTATAACAGCGCATTCAATCGCGTTTACGAGATCCTTATGGGATTCTAGCTTCAAATCATTGTATAAAACAAATGGCTTGTCC includes:
- a CDS encoding FISUMP domain-containing protein, translating into MKKQWSSVASIALVFAVFSACSNGNSSSSAENDDVAEIESDSSEISSESTDPSSSSKKQEDSSDSESEESSSSDEDDDSSSSSSSKDVSSSSKNVYSSSSYTPENIEDFDLVTCKTEGLISYYLKNKGEVVERVCHDGLWVEVESSSSVAPTSSNGGTPSTCTVEHYDMDEQFNPDVKYKEFTDSRDGKKYKTVQIEKSVSFEIFAENLNYGVQVQGLNSEFDDDKTEKYCLEDDSWYCDNGFGGLYTWSEAMGLPKACDTVSVGSTTECPNPLAEGMNSNADWAVVQVQGICPNGWHIMNELEWTTLAGGTYVGDLISRMFGNGDDYGFSALLGGVLNSTGKIEYELAPKYGFMWLPQESGSITAHSIAFTRSLWDSSFKSLYKTNGLSIRCVKNYKAN